A genome region from Alteripontixanthobacter maritimus includes the following:
- the groES gene encoding co-chaperone GroES: protein MAFRPLHDRVLVRRIEAEEKTAGGIIIPDSAKEKPSEGEIVSVGNGSKAEDGTVTALDVKAGDRILFGKWSGTEVKLDGEDLLIMKESDIMGVIG, encoded by the coding sequence ATGGCATTTCGTCCCCTGCACGACCGTGTGCTGGTTCGCCGTATCGAAGCCGAAGAGAAAACGGCCGGCGGTATCATCATCCCCGACAGCGCCAAGGAAAAGCCCAGCGAAGGCGAAATCGTCTCCGTCGGCAACGGCTCAAAGGCCGAAGACGGCACAGTTACCGCGCTCGACGTGAAAGCAGGCGATCGCATCCTGTTTGGCAAATGGTCCGGTACCGAGGTCAAGCTCGACGGCGAAGACCTGCTGATCATGAAGGAAAGCGACATCATGGGCGTTATCGGCTGA
- the groL gene encoding chaperonin GroEL (60 kDa chaperone family; promotes refolding of misfolded polypeptides especially under stressful conditions; forms two stacked rings of heptamers to form a barrel-shaped 14mer; ends can be capped by GroES; misfolded proteins enter the barrel where they are refolded when GroES binds) — MAAKDVKFGRDAREGILRGVDTLANAVKVTLGPKGRNVVIDKSFGAPRITKDGVTVAKEIELTDKFENMGAQMLREVASKANDSAGDGTTTATVLAQAIVREGMKSVSAGMNPMDLKRGIDLAVGKVVDDLKSRSKDVAGNSEISQVGVISANGDTEVGEKIAEAMEKVGKEGVITVEEAKGLEFELDVVEGMQFDRGYLSPYFVTNPEKMTVELENPYILIHEKKLSNLQAMLPILESVVQSGRPLLIIAEDIEGEALATLVVNRLRGGLKVAAVKAPGFGDRRKAMLQDISILTQGEMISEDLGIKLESVTLGMLGEAKRVTIDKDNTTIVDGAGSGDEIKNRVEQIRAQIETTSSDYDKEKLQERLAKLAGGVAVIKVGGATEVEVKERKDRVDDALHATRAAVEEGIVPGGGTALLYATKALEGLEGANDDQTRGVDIVRRALWSPVRQIAENAGHDGAVVSGKLIEGNDPHLGFNAATDTYENLVNAGVIDPTKVVRTALQDAASVAGLLITTEAAIAEKPEDKSAGGGGGMPDMGGMGGMGGGMGF, encoded by the coding sequence ATGGCAGCCAAGGACGTAAAGTTCGGCCGCGACGCGCGCGAAGGTATTCTTCGCGGCGTTGATACGCTCGCAAACGCAGTAAAAGTCACACTCGGCCCCAAGGGTCGCAACGTCGTTATCGACAAAAGCTTCGGCGCACCGCGCATCACCAAGGACGGCGTTACCGTCGCCAAGGAAATCGAGCTTACCGACAAGTTCGAGAATATGGGCGCACAGATGCTGCGCGAAGTGGCTTCGAAAGCAAATGACAGCGCCGGTGACGGCACCACCACCGCCACCGTACTGGCTCAGGCCATCGTACGCGAAGGCATGAAGTCCGTGTCCGCCGGCATGAACCCGATGGATCTGAAGCGCGGCATTGACCTCGCCGTTGGCAAGGTCGTCGATGATCTCAAGAGCCGCTCCAAGGATGTTGCTGGCAATAGCGAAATCAGCCAGGTCGGCGTGATTTCCGCCAATGGCGATACCGAAGTCGGCGAGAAAATTGCCGAAGCCATGGAAAAGGTCGGCAAGGAAGGCGTCATCACCGTCGAGGAAGCCAAGGGCCTCGAATTCGAACTCGACGTCGTGGAAGGCATGCAGTTCGATCGCGGCTACCTGTCGCCTTACTTCGTGACTAACCCCGAAAAGATGACGGTGGAGCTGGAAAACCCTTACATTCTTATCCACGAGAAGAAGCTTTCCAACCTGCAGGCCATGCTGCCAATCCTGGAATCCGTGGTGCAGTCGGGCCGTCCGCTGCTGATTATCGCGGAAGACATCGAAGGCGAAGCGCTTGCAACACTGGTCGTCAACCGTCTGCGCGGCGGCCTGAAGGTCGCGGCCGTCAAGGCACCGGGCTTCGGCGATCGCCGCAAGGCCATGCTGCAGGATATTTCCATCCTGACGCAGGGTGAGATGATTTCCGAAGACCTCGGCATCAAGCTGGAAAGCGTAACGCTCGGCATGCTCGGCGAAGCGAAGCGCGTCACCATCGACAAGGACAACACGACCATCGTCGACGGTGCCGGTTCGGGTGACGAGATCAAGAACCGCGTGGAACAGATCCGCGCGCAGATCGAAACCACCAGCAGCGATTACGACAAGGAAAAGCTGCAGGAACGTCTTGCTAAGCTTGCTGGCGGCGTGGCCGTCATCAAGGTTGGCGGCGCAACCGAAGTCGAAGTGAAGGAACGTAAGGACCGTGTCGACGATGCGCTGCACGCAACCCGCGCAGCTGTCGAAGAAGGCATCGTCCCTGGCGGTGGTACCGCGCTTCTCTATGCCACCAAGGCACTGGAAGGGCTGGAAGGCGCAAACGACGACCAGACCCGCGGTGTGGACATCGTCCGCCGTGCATTGTGGTCGCCGGTACGCCAGATCGCCGAAAATGCGGGCCATGACGGTGCCGTGGTTTCGGGCAAGCTGATCGAAGGCAACGATCCGCATCTTGGCTTCAACGCTGCGACCGACACTTACGAGAACCTCGTAAATGCGGGCGTGATCGATCCGACCAAGGTCGTTCGCACGGCCCTGCAGGATGCAGCCTCGGTGGCCGGTCTGTTGATCACCACGGAAGCGGCGATTGCGGAAAAGCCTGAAGACAAGAGCGCCGGCGGCGGCGGCGGCATGCCCGATATGGGCGGCATGGGCGGCATGGGCGGCGGCATGGGCTTCTAA
- a CDS encoding helix-hairpin-helix domain-containing protein has product MRNIFLTAAIAGTALTLSACSETAEPVTEPTAEEAAADSGSVETMVADDAVLDASTATAEQLSAIEGVSPELAAAIVAAQPFANVTELNAAVTQNVSGDAAGNILERVFVPVNLNSATREEIALIPGMTDRMIGEFLEYRPYADMAAFDREIGKYVDADEVARFRKYVTL; this is encoded by the coding sequence ATGCGTAACATCTTCCTGACTGCCGCCATCGCCGGTACCGCACTTACTCTTTCCGCCTGCTCCGAAACTGCCGAGCCGGTAACCGAGCCCACCGCCGAGGAAGCCGCGGCCGATTCCGGGTCGGTCGAAACTATGGTGGCGGACGATGCCGTTCTGGATGCCAGCACCGCTACTGCCGAACAGCTGTCTGCGATCGAGGGTGTGTCCCCCGAACTCGCCGCCGCCATCGTGGCCGCGCAGCCATTTGCCAACGTGACCGAACTGAACGCGGCCGTGACCCAAAACGTCTCCGGCGATGCAGCCGGAAATATTCTGGAGCGCGTTTTCGTACCGGTGAACCTCAACAGCGCCACGCGTGAGGAAATTGCACTTATCCCCGGCATGACCGACCGCATGATCGGTGAATTCCTGGAATATCGCCCCTATGCCGACATGGCTGCATTCGACCGCGAGATCGGCAAATATGTCGATGCGGACGAAGTCGCCCGGTTCCGCAAATACGTCACGCTTTAA
- a CDS encoding protein-methionine-sulfoxide reductase heme-binding subunit MsrQ, with protein MKSVLASRPLLWLVLALPGGWMLYRWAASPDFYGYGHVIGDSGRWAAWLLMLTLAITPIRLLFRKRGWTGWLMRRRRDFGVASFAYAAGHTMIYLANKNDLAPVLEDAGLAEYWTGWLALALFVPLAATSNDMAMRALKRSWKRLHRLVYPAAILTFVHWALAAFDPMTAYLHIGALAAIECIRVWLQRR; from the coding sequence ATGAAAAGCGTCCTGGCGTCGCGTCCGCTGCTATGGCTTGTGCTGGCGCTGCCGGGCGGCTGGATGCTGTATCGCTGGGCCGCATCGCCCGACTTTTATGGCTATGGCCATGTGATCGGGGATAGCGGCCGCTGGGCGGCGTGGCTGCTGATGCTGACGCTCGCCATAACCCCGATCCGGCTGCTGTTCAGGAAGCGCGGCTGGACTGGCTGGCTGATGCGGCGAAGGCGCGATTTCGGGGTCGCCAGCTTCGCCTATGCAGCTGGGCACACGATGATTTACCTCGCCAACAAGAATGACCTTGCGCCCGTCCTGGAGGATGCCGGATTGGCGGAATACTGGACCGGTTGGCTGGCGCTGGCGCTGTTCGTGCCGCTTGCGGCGACGTCCAACGATATGGCCATGCGCGCGCTCAAACGGTCATGGAAGCGGCTGCACCGGCTGGTCTACCCGGCCGCTATCCTGACTTTCGTTCACTGGGCCTTGGCCGCCTTCGATCCGATGACGGCCTATCTCCATATCGGAGCGTTGGCCGCCATCGAATGCATCAGGGTTTGGCTGCAACGACGTTAA
- a CDS encoding DUF305 domain-containing protein, with amino-acid sequence MSGTFRVSTTAGLLASAVFTAAGLGSVAIPATAYAQDARIVQPGAPGAQPRLLTAEQATQLADNRFSPADVTFMQMMIVHHQQAVEMAKLVEGRTNSEQIIDIAGRIRASQDDEIAFMRDWLEDRGQPVAMMAGMTAGGDHAGHAAHAAHDHKKMAGMATPVQMAALAEAQGIAFDRMFLTLMIAHHDGALDMVDDLLDQPGSAYDPVLFEFVGDVKSDQQAEIDKMDRLLAALSPDPRVGLAAGLTDAGEAIMGLRKIASLPRPAGFFDPANPAGLKPPKKTDDTKQQSDAEQVGDPERADPERGEEEDKTEFSERSPLLDFANTDMAFSGNTLVTGSYHGFNIYDLGTDGVPTLISSVVCPGGQGDVSIAGDLLVMSVEQTRGRVDCGLQGIDTDVSAERFRGLRIFDISDLTQPRQVGQVQTCRGSHTHSIVSQDADMLVVYNSGTSSVRDEKELAGCIGNVAGDSRTALFSIDVIEIPVANPAAAQIVDSPRIFADDSGNIAGLWRGGDHGDGTQETNVTNQCHDITVFPSKNIAAGACSGNGIVLDISNPRAPKRVDAVTDKGFAYWHSATFNNDGTKVLFTDEWGGGGRARCRASDPMDWGADAIYDIEDGNKLSFRSLYKLPAPQGEKENCVAHNGSIVPVPGRDIFLQAWYQGGISIMDFTDSSTPREIAYFDRGPIDEEQLVVGGYWSAYYYRGRIYATEIVRGLDVFELMPTDNLNVAEIDAAKAADGGDTFNPQTQVPVTWPAAALEAVEASRKGG; translated from the coding sequence ATGAGCGGCACATTCAGGGTATCGACGACGGCAGGCCTGTTGGCATCGGCGGTTTTCACCGCGGCAGGTTTGGGAAGTGTGGCCATACCCGCCACCGCTTATGCGCAGGACGCCAGGATCGTGCAGCCCGGTGCGCCCGGCGCCCAGCCTCGTCTCCTGACGGCGGAACAGGCAACGCAGCTGGCGGATAACCGCTTTTCCCCTGCCGATGTTACTTTCATGCAGATGATGATCGTGCACCACCAGCAGGCTGTCGAGATGGCAAAACTGGTGGAAGGCCGCACCAACAGCGAACAAATTATCGATATAGCTGGCCGTATACGGGCAAGTCAGGATGATGAAATAGCGTTCATGCGCGACTGGCTGGAAGACCGCGGTCAACCTGTCGCCATGATGGCCGGCATGACAGCGGGAGGCGATCATGCCGGGCACGCCGCACATGCCGCGCACGACCACAAGAAGATGGCCGGCATGGCCACCCCTGTCCAGATGGCCGCGCTTGCAGAAGCGCAGGGCATTGCCTTCGACCGGATGTTTCTCACGCTTATGATCGCCCATCACGATGGCGCGCTGGACATGGTGGACGACCTGCTCGATCAGCCGGGTTCCGCCTACGATCCGGTATTGTTCGAATTTGTTGGTGATGTGAAATCGGATCAGCAGGCCGAGATCGACAAGATGGACCGGCTACTCGCCGCCCTGTCCCCCGATCCGCGCGTCGGGCTTGCCGCAGGTTTGACCGATGCGGGCGAGGCGATCATGGGTCTGCGCAAGATCGCCAGCCTGCCGCGTCCTGCCGGGTTCTTCGATCCGGCCAATCCGGCAGGGCTTAAACCGCCCAAGAAAACCGACGACACAAAGCAGCAGAGCGATGCCGAACAGGTCGGCGATCCAGAGCGGGCCGATCCGGAACGCGGCGAGGAAGAGGACAAGACCGAGTTTTCCGAACGGTCCCCGCTGCTGGATTTTGCGAATACCGACATGGCGTTTTCCGGCAACACGCTGGTCACCGGAAGCTATCATGGCTTCAATATCTATGACTTGGGTACGGACGGTGTGCCGACGCTTATCAGTTCCGTCGTATGCCCCGGCGGACAGGGCGACGTATCGATCGCGGGCGATTTGCTGGTCATGTCGGTCGAACAGACTCGCGGCCGTGTCGATTGCGGGCTGCAGGGGATCGACACCGATGTAAGCGCGGAGCGGTTCCGGGGCCTGCGCATCTTCGATATTTCCGATCTTACCCAGCCGCGTCAGGTCGGGCAGGTGCAAACCTGCCGGGGCAGCCATACGCATTCCATTGTGTCGCAGGACGCGGATATGCTGGTGGTGTATAATTCGGGTACGTCCAGCGTGCGCGACGAGAAGGAACTGGCAGGCTGCATCGGCAACGTCGCCGGCGACAGCCGCACCGCCCTTTTCAGCATCGACGTGATCGAGATCCCGGTGGCGAACCCTGCGGCTGCGCAGATCGTGGACAGTCCGCGCATTTTCGCCGACGACAGCGGCAACATCGCAGGGCTGTGGCGCGGCGGCGATCATGGGGACGGCACGCAGGAAACCAACGTCACCAACCAGTGCCATGACATCACGGTCTTCCCGTCGAAGAACATCGCCGCGGGTGCCTGTTCGGGCAACGGTATCGTATTGGACATCAGCAATCCGCGCGCACCAAAGCGCGTCGATGCGGTGACCGACAAGGGATTTGCCTATTGGCATTCGGCCACATTCAACAATGATGGCACCAAGGTGCTGTTCACGGATGAATGGGGCGGTGGCGGACGTGCGCGTTGCCGGGCTTCCGACCCGATGGATTGGGGCGCAGACGCCATTTACGACATTGAGGATGGCAACAAGCTCAGCTTCCGCAGCCTGTACAAGCTGCCTGCGCCGCAGGGCGAGAAGGAAAACTGCGTGGCGCATAACGGCTCCATAGTGCCGGTGCCAGGCCGCGATATCTTCCTGCAGGCGTGGTATCAGGGCGGCATTTCCATAATGGACTTCACCGACAGCAGCACCCCGCGCGAAATCGCCTATTTCGACCGTGGTCCGATCGACGAGGAGCAGCTGGTTGTGGGTGGATACTGGTCCGCCTATTATTATCGCGGGCGTATCTACGCGACGGAGATCGTACGCGGGTTGGACGTGTTCGAACTGATGCCGACCGACAATCTCAACGTGGCGGAAATCGACGCCGCCAAGGCAGCGGACGGGGGCGACACATTCAACCCTCAGACGCAGGTTCCGGTGACGTGGCCCGCCGCAGCACTGGAAGCGGTAGAGGCCAGCCGAAAGGGCGGTTGA
- a CDS encoding baeRF12 domain-containing protein: MKAPHKAHVALVDGETFVLLRNHGKPFEPQLKQEAKPDLEATNFSAGVRKQDDVSQQTGATDLAELAHGAAVAEWLNAKCVAGEIDDLVIIADPKTLGEMRRHYHGELEKRLVGEIDKTLTGESLDRIGKAISAA; the protein is encoded by the coding sequence ATGAAGGCACCGCACAAGGCTCATGTCGCACTGGTCGATGGCGAAACATTCGTGCTGCTGCGCAATCACGGCAAGCCGTTCGAACCGCAGTTGAAGCAGGAAGCGAAGCCCGATCTCGAAGCCACAAATTTCAGTGCTGGTGTCCGCAAGCAGGATGACGTCAGCCAGCAAACCGGCGCGACAGACCTTGCCGAACTTGCGCATGGGGCCGCCGTTGCCGAATGGCTAAACGCGAAATGCGTGGCGGGCGAGATCGATGACCTGGTGATTATCGCCGATCCCAAGACATTGGGCGAAATGCGCCGCCATTATCACGGCGAACTGGAAAAGCGTCTCGTGGGTGAAATCGACAAGACATTGACCGGCGAATCGCTGGATAGGATCGGCAAGGCAATCTCCGCCGCCTGA
- a CDS encoding serine hydrolase, producing the protein MKFTFKATIAAATAAFGLLAMPAQAQSSMQTPGTTSFEAAFDSTLGTQVRAPQDFVARYDTALEQRIAQLADGSAGRIGVYAIDLASGEEVSIMGDQRFPMASTSKVAIAATFLAGVDAGRWSLTSEYPLLRPVRSAKYSSARAPVRNGNYISARKHLDLMISKSCNSCTDALLRVVGGPEAVNAWMRGAGISEFELTRDIATLVRDDGEFDPASMVDRRDSATPRAMGQLLAGIYQGRLLSANSRSVLINAMKKTTTGKNRMVAALPAYANVAHKTGTLNRTASDIGYFDTTDGRTIAVAIYVTGQSRSLLDEARNKRAARSKRDRRIADISRALYEGFSVRRSGNGRNYANATYGAN; encoded by the coding sequence ATGAAGTTTACATTCAAAGCCACAATCGCTGCTGCAACTGCCGCATTTGGCCTGCTGGCCATGCCTGCGCAGGCGCAATCGTCCATGCAGACCCCTGGCACCACCAGTTTCGAAGCTGCGTTCGACAGCACGCTGGGCACGCAGGTTCGCGCACCGCAAGACTTCGTGGCGCGGTACGATACAGCGCTCGAACAGCGCATCGCGCAACTGGCCGATGGCAGTGCGGGCCGCATCGGGGTCTATGCGATCGACCTCGCCTCGGGCGAAGAAGTGTCGATCATGGGCGACCAGCGATTCCCGATGGCTTCTACCAGCAAGGTTGCAATTGCAGCTACATTTCTGGCGGGCGTGGATGCCGGGCGCTGGAGCCTGACGAGTGAATATCCGCTGCTGCGTCCGGTGCGTTCGGCGAAATACTCTTCGGCCCGCGCGCCTGTTCGTAACGGCAATTATATCAGCGCCCGCAAGCATCTCGATTTGATGATCAGCAAAAGCTGCAACAGCTGTACCGACGCGTTGCTGCGCGTGGTCGGCGGGCCAGAAGCCGTGAATGCATGGATGCGCGGTGCCGGGATCAGCGAATTCGAACTGACACGAGATATTGCCACTCTGGTGCGCGACGATGGCGAATTCGATCCCGCCAGCATGGTGGATCGCCGTGACAGCGCAACTCCGCGCGCCATGGGCCAGCTGCTCGCCGGGATATATCAGGGTCGCCTGCTATCCGCGAACAGCCGCTCGGTCCTGATCAATGCCATGAAGAAGACGACCACCGGCAAGAACCGGATGGTCGCTGCCTTACCTGCCTATGCCAATGTGGCGCACAAGACCGGCACCCTCAATCGGACCGCCAGCGATATTGGATATTTCGATACAACCGATGGCCGTACTATCGCGGTCGCAATTTATGTGACCGGGCAAAGCCGGTCGCTGCTTGACGAGGCCCGCAACAAGCGCGCGGCACGGTCCAAGCGTGACCGGCGAATCGCCGATATCAGCCGCGCCTTGTATGAAGGGTTTTCCGTACGGCGATCGGGCAACGGCCGCAATTACGCCAACGCTACATACGGCGCGAACTGA
- the polA gene encoding DNA polymerase I: MAETQHLYLVDGSAYIFRAYHRLPPLTDPEGTPVGAVYGYTTMLWKLADDLDAADGPTHMAVILDKDSTSFRNDIYPEYKANRPEPPEDLRPQFPLIRDATRAFSLPCIEEGGLEADDLIASYARAAQREGWNVTIVSSDKDLMQVVGTDTKSGGTIDMLDTMKNARIGPAEVEEKFGVPPHLVGDVLALMGDSVDNIPGIYGVGPKTASKLIAEHGDLTAALDSAPDMKKSKLKERLLEGREDAEMSRVLVTLKEDADLPMPIADMKLDGVPPEPLAEFLKKHGFSSLLRRLDAGRGSPDRPNQLNPTKAERKGADAASEGDRQPLPDMPAIDRNAYECVQTMERLNHWIERAFALREVAVDTETSALDAISADLVGVSLALGPNEACYIPLAHGGTDLLSEKPQQIDPAAALAALKPLLESDAVVKIGQNIKYDLNILARNGIAVAPIEDTMILSFALDAGRSLDGIGGGHGMDELAQRHLGHTCMTFKEVCGTGKKQIGFGEVALDVATKYAAEDADVTWRLYKHLKPRLPIEGGTRVYERVDRPLIPVVAGMERHGIQVDRANLAKLSEEFAKEMARLESAIHETAGQEFAIGSPKQLGEILFDTMGYKGGRKGKSGQYSTDQTTLEKLEAQGAPIARQVLEWRQLSKLKSTYTDALQAAINPRTGRVHTSYSLVGAQTGRLSSTDPNLQNIPIRTEIGRQIRDAFVADDGNVLLAADYSQIELRLAAHMADVGPLKEAFAEGEDIHARTAREMFGEVTRDTRAQAKTINFAILYGISRWGLAGRLGVEADEAQEMIDTYFKRFPGIQRYILETTESVKQRGYSETLFGRKTWFPRINSKNPSERQGSERAAINAPIQGTSADIIKRAMARMNPALAAAGLPDVRMLLQVHDELVFELPESDVEDASPIIERIMADAARPSVELSVPLGIEIGTGKSWGAAH; this comes from the coding sequence ATGGCCGAAACCCAGCACCTCTATCTCGTCGATGGCTCCGCCTATATCTTCCGCGCCTATCACCGCCTTCCACCGCTTACCGATCCTGAAGGAACGCCGGTTGGCGCGGTCTATGGTTACACCACGATGCTATGGAAGCTGGCCGACGACCTCGACGCGGCGGACGGCCCGACACATATGGCGGTAATCTTGGACAAGGACTCCACCAGTTTCCGCAACGACATCTATCCCGAATACAAGGCCAACCGGCCCGAACCGCCGGAGGATTTGCGCCCCCAGTTCCCGCTGATCCGCGACGCCACGCGTGCGTTCAGCCTGCCCTGCATCGAGGAAGGCGGGCTGGAAGCGGATGACCTGATCGCCAGCTATGCCCGCGCCGCACAGCGTGAAGGCTGGAATGTCACCATCGTCTCCTCCGACAAGGATCTGATGCAGGTTGTCGGGACGGATACGAAAAGCGGCGGCACCATCGATATGCTCGACACGATGAAGAACGCGCGCATCGGGCCAGCAGAAGTGGAGGAAAAGTTCGGCGTACCCCCGCACCTGGTCGGCGATGTGCTGGCGTTGATGGGCGATAGCGTGGACAATATACCCGGCATTTACGGCGTTGGTCCGAAGACGGCGAGCAAGCTGATCGCAGAACATGGCGATCTGACCGCTGCGCTGGATTCCGCACCGGACATGAAAAAGTCCAAGCTGAAGGAGCGCCTGCTGGAAGGGCGCGAAGATGCGGAAATGAGCCGGGTTCTGGTGACACTTAAGGAAGATGCCGATCTTCCCATGCCGATTGCCGACATGAAGCTGGACGGCGTTCCGCCCGAACCACTGGCGGAATTCCTGAAAAAGCACGGGTTTTCCAGCCTGCTCCGTCGGCTCGACGCGGGACGCGGTAGCCCCGACCGGCCTAACCAACTCAACCCGACCAAGGCCGAGCGCAAGGGTGCCGACGCGGCGTCAGAGGGCGACCGCCAACCCCTGCCCGATATGCCCGCCATCGACCGGAATGCCTATGAATGCGTGCAAACGATGGAGCGGCTCAACCATTGGATCGAGCGTGCTTTTGCGCTGCGCGAAGTGGCGGTCGATACCGAAACCAGCGCGCTCGACGCCATTTCCGCGGATCTGGTCGGTGTCAGTCTCGCGCTCGGTCCGAACGAGGCTTGCTACATACCGCTCGCCCATGGCGGCACGGATCTGCTGTCCGAAAAGCCGCAGCAGATCGATCCTGCGGCTGCCCTTGCAGCATTGAAGCCGCTGCTGGAATCGGATGCGGTCGTCAAAATCGGGCAGAATATCAAATACGACCTCAACATCCTCGCCCGGAATGGCATCGCCGTCGCGCCGATCGAAGATACGATGATCCTCAGCTTTGCACTGGATGCCGGCCGTTCGCTCGATGGGATCGGCGGCGGGCACGGAATGGACGAACTGGCGCAGCGGCACCTCGGCCATACCTGCATGACCTTCAAGGAAGTGTGCGGGACCGGCAAGAAGCAGATCGGCTTCGGCGAAGTGGCGCTCGATGTGGCTACCAAATACGCCGCAGAAGATGCCGATGTGACGTGGCGGCTGTACAAACATCTCAAGCCGCGCCTGCCGATCGAAGGCGGCACTCGGGTGTACGAACGCGTCGACCGCCCGCTGATCCCGGTCGTCGCTGGGATGGAACGCCACGGCATCCAGGTGGACCGGGCCAATCTTGCCAAGCTGTCCGAGGAGTTCGCCAAGGAAATGGCGCGACTGGAAAGCGCCATCCACGAAACCGCCGGGCAGGAATTCGCCATCGGCAGCCCCAAGCAATTGGGTGAAATCCTGTTCGACACGATGGGTTACAAGGGCGGGCGCAAAGGCAAGAGCGGGCAATATTCGACCGACCAGACCACCCTTGAAAAACTGGAAGCGCAAGGCGCCCCGATAGCTCGCCAGGTACTGGAATGGCGCCAGCTTTCGAAGCTGAAATCGACTTACACCGACGCTTTGCAAGCCGCCATCAACCCGCGCACGGGGCGTGTGCACACCAGTTACAGCCTGGTGGGTGCGCAGACCGGCCGGTTGTCCTCGACCGATCCAAACCTGCAGAACATTCCGATCCGTACCGAGATCGGCCGTCAGATCCGCGATGCGTTCGTGGCCGATGACGGCAACGTCCTGCTCGCCGCCGACTATTCGCAGATCGAATTGCGTCTGGCGGCGCACATGGCCGATGTCGGGCCCTTGAAAGAAGCGTTCGCCGAAGGGGAGGACATCCATGCCCGCACTGCGCGTGAAATGTTCGGGGAGGTTACCCGCGATACGCGCGCGCAGGCCAAGACCATTAACTTCGCGATCCTTTACGGTATCTCGCGCTGGGGGCTGGCCGGGCGGCTCGGCGTGGAAGCGGACGAAGCGCAGGAGATGATCGACACCTATTTCAAACGCTTCCCCGGCATCCAGCGTTACATTCTGGAAACCACAGAAAGCGTGAAGCAGCGCGGCTATTCCGAAACGCTGTTCGGCCGCAAGACCTGGTTCCCTCGTATCAATTCCAAGAACCCGAGCGAGCGGCAGGGCAGCGAACGCGCCGCTATCAACGCGCCGATCCAGGGTACCAGCGCCGATATCATCAAGCGCGCGATGGCGCGTATGAACCCGGCGCTGGCCGCAGCCGGCCTGCCTGATGTGCGAATGCTATTGCAGGTACATGACGAGCTGGTTTTCGAATTGCCTGAAAGCGATGTCGAGGATGCCAGCCCGATCATCGAACGCATCATGGCAGACGCTGCGCGACCATCCGTCGAACTCAGCGTCCCGCTGGGGATCGAAATCGGCACCGGCAAAAGCTGGGGCGCAGCGCATTGA